The sequence below is a genomic window from Microbaculum marinisediminis.
CCGCGGCGCGTTCGTCGGCGAGCCGGGCGATGACCGCCGCATGCTCGGCACCGATCAGCGCGCGGAAGGTCCGGTTCTCCGGCAGCGGCACGCCGCCCATCGGCACCTCGGGCCCGCCATTGCCGAGGGCCGGCCCGCCGAGCAGCAGCGCCGGCACCTCGACGAGGCCGGAGCCGTCGGCGAAACCGGAATGGACGGTGCTGAGCACCGGGTTCAGGTTCGGCAGGTAGCGCGCCAGTCCGGCAAGCACCGCGGGGCGGCCGCTCGGCAGGGTGGCGGCACAGACTGTCGCGGCCGGCGACAGCGCGAGCGTCGCGCCCGACGCCTCGAACCAGTAGGGAAGCCCCTGCGTCTCGACCAGCGTGATGTCGGCCTTGGCGCCACCGACCCGGAGCAGCCAGGCCGCCTCCAGCGCGCCCATCGAGCGCCCCGGCGCCAGCACCAGCACCTGCCCGTCGCGGACATGGTCGGCGAGCACCATGGCGTAGGTGCGCTGCTTGTGGATCGGTCCGGTGAGGAAGATCAGCTCGGCGCCGGCGACCGCGCGGTCCAGCTCCGCCGTCGTCCGGATCGAGGGGACGCTGTCCTGGTCGATCTGGTAGGTGCCGACCGGACCGGCGCCGCGCAGCGCGACGCCCGCCCCCGAGCGCAGCGCCGACAGCTCCTCCCCGTAGGCGGAAAACAGCGTGACGGCGGCGCCTTCGGCGAGGCACAGCGCCGCCAGCAGGCGCGCGTCGGGGCCGCCACCGAGCACCGTCACCCGGTCGTAGCGGGGCGCGGCCTCAACGGCGCCGCCGGCGCTACGCGCGGCGACGACCTCGGCGAACTCCTCGAATCCTGCGGCGGTCATCGACCGGTATCCCCCTGGACGAGACGTCGGAGCGGCACCGGGTCACTCAGTCGGCCGAGCCGCCGCCCAGTGCCGCGATGATCCCTTCCAGCTCGTCGTGCGGGCGCGGGATAACGTGGACCGCGACCACCTCGCCGACCTTGTTGGCCGCCGTGGAGCCGGCATCGGTCGCAGCCTTCACCGCGCCGACCTCGCCGCGCACCAGCGTGGAGACCAGCCCGCCGCCGGACTTGGTCTGGGCGATGATGGTCACGCTCGCCGCCTTGACCATCGCGTCCGCCGCCTCGATGGAGGCGACGAGACCGCGGGTCTCGATCATGCCCAGCGCCATCTGTCCGCTGACCGGTTTTGCCATTTCACCCGTTCCTTCTCCTGGTGGGGGTCCTTTTCGCCGGACCTCCCGCGATATCGACATGATCGACCACCGCGACGATGGCGGCATCGATCGGTACGCCCGCGACCGCCGCCGGCAGCCGCGCCGCGGAGCCGGTGACGAGCATCACGAGATCGCCGACGCCGGCGCCGCAGGTGTCGGCCGCGACGACCGCCGGCTCGAGCACGTTGCCCGCGCCGTCCTCGACATCGGTGACGAGCAGCTTGTGCCCCGTCAGCGGGGCCGCCTTCACGGAGGCCGTGACGGTTCCGGTGACGCGGGCGATCTTCATCGCTCAGAAATTCCCGAGATAGCGGTCGATCTCGACCGGGGTCACTTGCGCGTTGACGAACGCGATCTCGCGCTCGCACATCTGGCACAGCAGCTCGTACAGATCGTCGCCGCACAGCGCCTTGAGCCAGTCGGACTGACGGGCGAGCGCGACCGCCGTGTCGAGGCTGCCCGGGAGCGGCTCGGCGGCCTCGTCCTCGTAGCCGTTGCCGGTGGTCATCGCGCTGGGCTCGATGCCCTGTTCGATGCCCTCCAGGCCCGCGGCGACCTCGGCGGCGAGCATCAGGTAGGGATTGCAGTCGGCGGTGCCGTCGCGCTTCTCCACCCGGGTCGCCGCGTCCGCCCCCTCGATCACGCGGATGCCGACCGTGCGGTTGTCGAGGCCCCAGGTCGTGTTGATCGGGCAGAAGGAAAACGGCTGGCGGCGGCGGTAGCCGTTCGGCGTGAGCGTG
It includes:
- a CDS encoding EutN/CcmL family microcompartment protein, yielding MKIARVTGTVTASVKAAPLTGHKLLVTDVEDGAGNVLEPAVVAADTCGAGVGDLVMLVTGSAARLPAAVAGVPIDAAIVAVVDHVDIAGGPAKRTPTRRRNG
- a CDS encoding NAD/NADP octopine/nopaline dehydrogenase family protein, whose protein sequence is MTAAGFEEFAEVVAARSAGGAVEAAPRYDRVTVLGGGPDARLLAALCLAEGAAVTLFSAYGEELSALRSGAGVALRGAGPVGTYQIDQDSVPSIRTTAELDRAVAGAELIFLTGPIHKQRTYAMVLADHVRDGQVLVLAPGRSMGALEAAWLLRVGGAKADITLVETQGLPYWFEASGATLALSPAATVCAATLPSGRPAVLAGLARYLPNLNPVLSTVHSGFADGSGLVEVPALLLGGPALGNGGPEVPMGGVPLPENRTFRALIGAEHAAVIARLADERAAVGRAFGVRDLPSATGWMDIHAGALKGPGSRPVPSGATATAILRDATIGSLVPLVSAARLAGVAVPATEGMITLASTILGADVATAGRKLETVGIDATDIEDARRIMDVIARGSTATGDPQRPGSGTDG
- a CDS encoding BMC domain-containing protein, with product MAKPVSGQMALGMIETRGLVASIEAADAMVKAASVTIIAQTKSGGGLVSTLVRGEVGAVKAATDAGSTAANKVGEVVAVHVIPRPHDELEGIIAALGGGSAD